The Alnus glutinosa chromosome 3, dhAlnGlut1.1, whole genome shotgun sequence nucleotide sequence AGACAAGTTGTGAGCTTTTTCCACTATTAAGAAATTTATACTCGGTTTATTCTGGATAAAAAGATTTgcataaaataaggaaaatttcgTTGACTTTTTTCTAGGTCTTTtgcccctttctttctttctttctttgttttagcATACTGGGAAGTCGGAGGCGTGTCGATCAGTAAACCCATTTTCTGTTCGTCTTCAACAATAAAGCTCGAAGATCGTACATTCTACTCCTAGGGCTTGTTTGTCTGTTTGTTCGAAATGACCATCTCCTgcttctctctcctcttctgCCTCCCTTTCTTCACCTTCCTTACTATCCACTCCAAACCAGTCACCTCGCCTTACCTCTCACCCACCACGATCATCCCCAATTACCAAAACATGCTCAAaactttcaaaattttcatgtaCAACCCAAACGATGCCCTCACTTTCAACTCCCCAGCAGAGTCACTCTTCTACGCCTCTCTTCAGAACAGCCCGTTTGTCACCCACGACGCCGAAGAGGCTCACCTATTCTTCGTCCCTTTCGCCTCAGGTCTCTCCACGCGATCCATCGCGCGTGTCATTAGACGCCTTCGGGAAGAGCTTCCGTACTGGAACCGTACGCTTGGTGCTGACCATTTTTACCTCTCTTGTGCCGGTTTGGGATACGAATCGAACCGAAATCTTGTTGAGTTGAAGAAAAACTCGGTCCAGATCTCGTGCTTCCCTTCACCCGCTGGTAGGTTTATCCCTCACAAGGACATAGCCCTACCTCCATTTCCGAAATCTAACGTACCGCACGCTCTGGCGAACAGAACCGCGAGGTTTCTGGGTTATTTTGGGCACAGCGGGGTAAAAGAGTCAAGTTTTTTGGTCAACGAGTTGGTTAATGATCCAGACTTTCTGATCGAATCCGAGTCGTCAGATCAGCTCAGTTACACGGAGAGACTAGCGAGCAGTAAATTTTGTTTGTTCGAGTACGGAGGCGATGTTTCGAGAATCGGAGAGGCGCTGCGTTTCGGGTGCGTGCCGGCGGTGATTACTGACCGTCCGATCCAGGACCTGCCATTCTTGGACGTGCTAAGGTGGCAGGAGATCGCGTTGTTTGTGCCTGTGGGAGGGTTCAAGGAACTGAAACGTGTCTTGGGGCGCACGTACGGAGATCGGCACGAGCAAATGAGCAAATTAGGTGTGAAGGCGAGTCAGCACTTTGTGTGGAACGAGGTACCACAGCCGTTGGATTCGTTTCATACGGTAATGTATCAGCTGTGGCTGAGACGGCATACCATCAGATACCCTCGGAGAGAATAGGATTAGGGAACCCAGAGTTCTCGGGCGGACGATGGACTCCCTTAGGCTGTTGTATAGATTTTGTTGACTTGGTTAGTAAAGCTTGGATAGTTGGATGGTGGTAAATCAAGCGattttttgaagtaatttcctggtatataaataaaaatttcaagtcATTTCTTGAGTTATGTATGTCAACTAAAATTTGAAGCTGTTTGTAGTCAAAATTCAACTTTTCATTAGGCCTATGTTTTGGTTGGCCTGTTTTTATTTGTGATGTATTTACTTTGTTCTGTTGTGTTCTTGTATTATCTCATctattcaaaagaaaagacCCGTTGGAATTAAACCATGTAAGACATAAGACATGACAAATTGTTTCGGTCTTAACTGTCTGGTTCTAACAGAATATGCCATTTTAGTGACAGAATCATTCTTGGCGGGAATAAAGTagtactattatttttattttaaggaggAAAAAATTTAAGGCTTCGTATAGTTTTaaattaagtattttataattattactAGGAATAAAAGAGAGTAGAATAGAATAGAATGGTTATTCTTATTATTTAGTTTGATAAAAattcatatactttaattggaatctaataaaattcttttaagTGTTCGGCCACACATCAAAGAGccggtggcttggccacccccaaatacTTTGGGCCTCCTTATGTGGCTGACTGGCTGACCACTCACCAGCTATTGGAaggatttgtttttatttatttattta carries:
- the LOC133864927 gene encoding probable glycosyltransferase At5g11130, which produces MTISCFSLLFCLPFFTFLTIHSKPVTSPYLSPTTIIPNYQNMLKTFKIFMYNPNDALTFNSPAESLFYASLQNSPFVTHDAEEAHLFFVPFASGLSTRSIARVIRRLREELPYWNRTLGADHFYLSCAGLGYESNRNLVELKKNSVQISCFPSPAGRFIPHKDIALPPFPKSNVPHALANRTARFLGYFGHSGVKESSFLVNELVNDPDFLIESESSDQLSYTERLASSKFCLFEYGGDVSRIGEALRFGCVPAVITDRPIQDLPFLDVLRWQEIALFVPVGGFKELKRVLGRTYGDRHEQMSKLGVKASQHFVWNEVPQPLDSFHTVMYQLWLRRHTIRYPRRE